The genomic DNA AGACAATGCTTCGACGTACAACATGCGTGCAGCCTATTGTTGTATCGCTGATGACAAAACGAAATCGCGTACCGCATCGTTACGTTCGCAAACGGCGAAGCATCGTCACAGATAACGGTTATAACGATTGCCCGAATCCAGCCCGATCGAGAACCGATGCAAGCACACAATCATAGCTGTACCCCCCCGTAGTCACTCGCTTCCAGCCGGCATGTTCTAGCTTCCCAAGCTCCTCCCTCGCCCCCAGCAAACTAACGACCTGGCAGGCAAGGTCGTCGTAGTTCTCAAAGAACAGCGCTTCGTTCGGCGAAAAGATTTGCGTCGTTTCGATATTGCGTTCCGTTGCAACGACAGTTCCACAAGCAGGAATCTCCAGTGTACGAGTTGTATGCAGTTCGGGAAACCGCTTCGAAAGCAACCCCAGGCCCACCGAACCTTCCGCAATCGCCCGCACATAGTCCAGGCCAAACACTCGGCTGCCGAGAAATGTCAAACGAGCGTCGGAGCCCCGTCGTCGGAGGAGTTTTTCCCACCCACGCCCGCCCAAACGGATAGGCACGCCAGCATCTAACAGCGTTTCAACGCAGCGTTGCCGATCGGGTTCGCAGAGCCCGACGAAGACCGTATCGCGGCGTTTTTCAACTGGCTTGCAATCGGAGACTCGGTGTAGTGCTGTGTCGTAGGCCTGTGTCACCAACATCACCCGCCCACTGCCTACCAATGCGTCGTATTGGTCCAATTCGAAGGACTTTGTCGTCACCAGCAGGTCGTACAGGGCGGCGGTCCGGAAGAAGTGCCGCGAACGGTTGCCGAAAAAGGCAGTATCCGGAGTAAAATGGACTAGTGTCTCGCAGGTGTCGCGTAAGCGTCGCACCGTGGACGGGAACAGATAGATCGCTTTATCGACCCAAATCAAATCAAATCTCTGCCCCTCGATCTGCTCGCAAACGTTTTGATTTACCGCAGCGACCATCGGGCCAAATTTCCAACGAAATCCGACACTACGCCATACCCTGGAGGCATTCGCAAACGCGGTGTCGGTATCGATCGCACCCCAGGCCATGGTGGGCAGGATCCGCTGCAGCGTATCGCACCGCATCCGCGAAGTCGTGCCGGCCGTCTGGATTCCGATATACAAGCCTCGAGACATTTGTCGCTCAACGATTCGATGTTTCAGAAAGAATCAACTCTTTCAACGGCGAAAGCGCATCTTCACACGTGGTCTGATCGCGCCAGGGCAGCTGTTCATCCCGCTGTCTGTACCGTTCGAAATCGATGTCCGCGAGTTGCTCGAAGTCGAGTTCGATCACGCGAGGACGATATGCGAAGGTCGCATGCGGCTTTACGCCTAACATCTGCTGCGGATACCAAACATCTAATCCGACGACCAAGTACTCAAACAATTTGTTCGAAGCATTAAAAACATAGTTCTGCGTCATGCCACGATACAGAATCAATCCAACGTGGTAGCGCGTTAACAATTCCGGGAGATCATCGTAGTCGACCCCGTGGGAAAAATAACCGATCCGGTCGCACGACAGTTCCGATAGATAGCGCCCGGTTTCCGAATCGCTGTTGTAGCAGTAGATATCCAGTTCCACGTCGGGCTGAGACTCAACCCACTGAACGATTTCACGTAGGAACGTGTCTCGCAGCGAGAGCGACCCCACGTAGACCAGACGCAAGGGCTCCCCGTCGCGACGCTCCTGCCACGATCTGTTTCGCACTCGTGACCAACTTGCCGGAGGCAGATTGGGCAACTCGTGGACCTTGCTGGCATCGACCGCCGGGTGATCGGCGAGAAACAATTTGACTCGGTCCCGATTGGTCTGGGAGATCCATTCGGCTCGCTGGAACAAGTAGCGTCGTTCCAGCCAATGATTCATCCGCACCATTCGCATTCCACGCTGCATGTATTCCTGCGGCTCGTGGTATTCGTGGCTGTGGATCAAAAGCTTGGCGCGTCGGTTAACAACGCAATACAGGAACGCAGGCAACGCCGAATGCGGCTCAATGTAGACAACCACCTGGGGCCACCAAAACAATAACCGTAGAAAGGTGAGCAACGGAAATAATACGTAACGCACTAGGCGACGGAACCGAGAACCGTTGCGGTCGGGAAAGAGACACCGCGCGAGCTGAACGCCTTCGCTTTTAAAGACCCCGCGGTCTCGGTTGTTGTGACACGTGTACCCCCGCACCTCCAACCGTGAGTCGTCCGAGAACGTGCGCAGAAGATTCATCGCTGGTGGATAATATTCCACCGGAAACCAATGAACAACCGCAATCCGCCCCCGCTTCATCGACTGAAAACCGATCGTCCAATCACGCCTGCCCCATTGGGTAGCCTCATCCACAAATAATTCCGCTCCACCATGAGCAACGACCGGACAAGCAAACGATAAAATCCTAAGCACTTACGCAGAGCGAGAAAACCGCCGCACTATCTGATGGGAATTCAAATCCAACCGGAATGAACTCGCTTCCCATGCAAAAACTCGCACAGCAAGAAAAAGACCATCCACCATTTAACTGCCCAACCTAAGCGATTGCAGGAGAGAGAGAGCCTGCAAACACAACGACGTGGCAAAAGAAAGCCATCCGGATAGATTAGACAAGAAATCATCCGCCACTTTGCCATCAAAAGCAGACTCTAAAACGCAGTAACCGTGCCAGAATCTAAGAAGCCCGTCCAAACTCGCAAAGGTACATACGGGCAGTTGCCTACAGTAAACGGCAAGCTACTTCTTTCGCGAAAAGAAGCTCTTGATTTTACGACGTCCACCACTCCGCATCATCGCAACTGAAGCTGGTAGCAATCCCAACAACAGGCTCGAAGGTTCTGGATTCGCCCGAACTTGCACGACAATGTTGTTCAAAGTCGACCCAGGGCTATAGGAAGCCGTTGTGATATGAGAAAAGCTGGTAATTAAAGTGTTCGACGAACCACCGTTGGCTGCATTGGTGTATTGGAGATCAAACCCTGGAGTAACATTGAAATTCCCCCCCGGCGTCTGCCCAGTCTTAAAATTGCGACCACCAGGAGTGTGCCCCAAAAACTGTGGCGGACCAAGATTCGCTTGCTTCCAGTCGGACGAACCAGCAACGAAAGAGGGTGTCACAACCGTACCTTCAGAGGCACTTCCGTTGGCAAACTCCGTCCCCAAATACTTGAAGGTCAGCCCACCAAGTGTGACGTTGTCACCATTGCCATCAAAGTCACCATCGAAATTACTCAGCGTTACAGAAAACTGCAACTCGTCACCCGCCTGCAGCCCACCGCCCGGTGTCAGGGACAGCCCGTCCCCGCGTGAGGTATCGTAAACATTCCCACCTAAGGCATCGGTAACTGTCAGGTTCAGGTCGAAACGAATGACCTGAGTCCCCCAAACATTGGCCGTGACGGTATGGGTCACCGTAGTAATAATCGGATCGCCGACTGGTGCATTAAACTGAAACAATTCACTGATCAGAGTCGCTTTGGCTTCATTGGTGCTGGCGAAACAAAGCACCAATGACAGAAAGCCAAGTCCGATAATTTTATTGAATTTCAGCATTTGAGCGCATCCCGTTGTGACGTGGTAAGTTCGCTAATGTTAATACATCCCGTATTTTACGTCAACGATTTTATTTGAATTCGCGGAAATTATGTTTGCGTTCGGGTGGGATGGTGAAATTCACCTGGCCGCCCTTGATTGCAAGCATTTGCTGAGCATATCTTTCCGCCGCCTTCCCATCAAGCAGGAATCGGCCTTGCCCCCCAATGAAGCGTCGTGCGAGGCAGACATTTCAGAGGGGATTTCATACATTGCATATGCAAACGGACACCACCCATCCAGAGCACACGCCCTTGCCCTTTGAGTGCCCAGTGTTGATCCAGCGCATTGTGTTGGACGTCCGCTACCGACCGAAGCACGGACATCACGCCCCCCCTATCCAGGTCACCGCAGCCGACTTTTGTGACGAGGCCGATTGCAAAATCCGTTCAACGGCATCGATATACGACTTGTTCGAAAGCCGGCGAAACATATCGACCGCAGCAGCTCGAAAGCGGTCCGCAATTTGATCGTAGTCGCTTTCGGTTTGCATTAGGGCGGTGGCCAGCGATTTGGCATCTTCGGCGTGAAAGCAAACGCCAATCGAAAAGCGTTTGGCGACTTCGCCCAAACCGCCCGAGTCGGCAACCACAACGGGGATGGCATGCTCTGCGGCGTCGAATAACACACGTCCCAACGGTTCGGCGATCGAAGGGATCGCCAAAACATCCAACCTTCCCAATTCAAATTCGAGGTCCGTTTGGTAACCGCGAAACTCGAATCGATCGGCCAATCCTGCCCGCTGGACCGCATCGCGATACGCCTGAGTATCGGCTGGGGTTAACCCTTCGCCAATGACGACAAAACGGCAATCCACCCCATTGGCCAGCAAATGGTTGGCCGCGTCCAACAGCAAATAATGCCCTTTGGATATCGCAATCCGCCCGAGAATTCCAATCGTGAACGAGCTCGCAGAACGCTTTTCGCGCAGCTGACGTGCGTTTTCGACAGCCCGTTGCAAACGCGCCTCGGGCATGCCTTGATACAAAACACACTTCTTTGCTGGCTCGATCCGCGTTTGATCTGCGATGTACTGGGAGTTGCAGATAAATGCTTGTACGCTGCGTTGCAAATGTTTCCGATCACTCAACCATCGCGCGTCTTCGAGCGTCTGGACCTGGCAAACGATCGGGATTCTCAAAACGCGGGAATAGACACTCGCCGCAGGTAAGCTGCCGGTTTGGTTGACATAGATCAGATCGGGCCGGAGCGTCCGGATCCGCCCCAGGATGCGCAAATACCCCCACGCCTTGCGTGCCCGCGACCATTCGGCCGGCCGCGAGGGCATCCGATACTCGCAATCGATCCCCCGCTGTTCCAACAAACGGTCAAAACCCTGGCCAGCGGGCATGATAACGGTCCACCGAAAACGGCTTCGGTCCACCCCGTCGATGATATCCAGCAGACAGAATTCGCTGCCATACAGACGACCCGAAGGCTCGATCGCAACAACATGCAGGGGCTTCGGTGGGACTGATTGGGACACGGTCAAGCGTTCGCCTTGGGCTGACAAAGCCAATGTTCTTCGTGGTCGATACCGATGACATCGATCCAATAGCCGTGCCCTTGGATCAACGTCCGAATCGCATCGACACTGCCGCCAAATTTGGGAAGGTAGGGAGGGTGAACGCTGATCAATAGGGTTGGCTTCCGCGTTTCCAAGGTTTCCGCTGCCGCTTCCAGCACAATCTGCTCAGCTCCCTCGACATCGCATTTCACCATAAATGGGACCGATGTGTCGGACAGGGTTTCCGCGATGAAGCGATCCAATGAGATGCGCGGCAATTGGTTCTCGCCGATTTCGGTATCGAGATTGACATAGTTCGTCGACTTCACGTCGATTTTCAGCTCGGGATCACCAAGCGCCGCAGCGGTCTGTCGCTGAAGCGCGTCGACCGTGGGCGGCGTGTCCCCCTGTTCGCCGATCAGCGTCCGAAACAACTGCAACCGGTTGGCAACCGCAGGGGCGAACCGGCAAACATGACGCGCAATTGCCAGACTGGGCAGATCGGCATCGATCGCCAGCACGCGAGCGGTTGGATCGGCAAACAACACGCCACATGAGAAATACCCATAAGAACAACCGATATCGACAAAGACACCCCCAGGATGTTTGGCAACCCAATCGCGAATCGCCGCCGCCGTCTCGGGTTCATAGCACTGCAGTTCACGAGCGCAAAAATCGACAGGCAATCGCACGTGCAGGGCACCACCAATTCTCAGAGGTAATCCACGGCCTCCGCGCGACAGTAGGCGATGGTACGGAGCCCGCAACCGACCGCGGAGCCAAGCTGCCCGTGGCAACCAGCGATTGCGGCGAAGCAGGCGGTCGAAAAGATCGGCAATTTCAGACATGGTAAATTTTCAAGCGATGCAAGAGCGGGTAAGGCAGCCTCGAGCGTTATGGCTCCGTCGACCGCCACAGAAGAAACAGAAGCGTCCCTAGCGAACGCAGGGACCTATTGGAATCGCGATACGCGCTGCCGCGCTTTGGCCCGCAAGACGCGCTGCCAACCATGGGCGTAAACCCAGTGTTGCAAGCGACGCACCCGTCGCCACCCCAAAACGGGCAACAAGGCCTGCATCGCCCGACCGCCGCGCAAGGGCAATTCACTGCCGCCAAGCTGCTGGATCCGCGCGGTGGCAATCTCGGCGAGATCGAGATGTTCTGGATAGAACAGGTACAGCCACTGCTGGAAGCGATCCGCACACAACTGGCGAATCTCAGCGGAATCCTCGCGTGCAAGCAACAAATCGGTCCCCAACTGGGTTGTCAACAGCGCCGATTCCATTGCGCTGCGCCCCTGGCTGCCACTCAGCGCCCCCGCAACGCCGGTCCGATAACTGTAGACGGCCGAAGGGGCGTATTGGATCGATTCGGCCGCAAGTGCCAGTGCAATACTAAAATGAAAATCGTTGTTTAAAGATAAACGTCGATCGTACCCACCCGACTTCTCCCATACGCTTCTTGGGATCAACCACATCCAACCGCCCATCATTCCTTGATCGATCGTCAATGAATCGACAAGCCAACGCAAAGGATCGCGGTACGAACGATTGGTGTGTTCCGGCTGGCCAGCAGGCTGCCGGAAATCGCGGGTGAAGTAGCCCCAGCGACATGATGCGATGGCATCTAAATGCCCGTCGAGTGCCGCCAATTGCTCCGCGACATGCTCTGGATGAATCCAGTCATCGGCGTCGAGAAGTTTGATGAAATCGCCGCTGGATTCCGCAACGCCGCGGTTGATCGCCGCCGATTGGCCCGCATTCTCTTGGAACACATATTTCAATCGCTGATCGCGCACGCGCTGGATTCGGTCTGCGGTATCGTCGACCGACCCGTCGTCGACAACAACCACCTCGATATCATCAAGGGACTGTCCCAGCGCGGCCTGCAAGGCATCATCGATATAACGTCCAACATTGTACGCCGGAATGATGATCGATACCGTTGGCGAGGTCACGTTGCGTCGCGCTCCGGAAGAACGATCGTCGATATCCGCTGGGCAAGAATCTTCGAAAACCGTTCCGCACCGATGGAGTTCAAGTGATGATTGTCGTAGAACAGATCACCTTGAGACTCATACAGATTTGAAAAGTCCCAGTACTCGAGATTAAACTCTTGTGTGATTGCGAGAATCCGATCTGTACATTTCGGGTACGACGATACGCTCGAAAGATTGGGGGAAACAGGAGCTTGAAACAGGATGAGTCTTACGCCGTGCTGGTGGCATAATTCGATAGTGTGGAACAGATACTCAACCGCCAACTCATTGGGCGTGTAAACATGGAATGAATCTTCCACGGCAGAAGAATATGGAACGTCACGTTTCTGCCCGCCCTTCCGCTGCTCCCAGTACTCACCCGCGTTGGAATGAATAAGCTTTTTGTACTGCGATGCAAATTCCATAAACCGAAGAAAAGGTATTCCCTTCCATGTCCAATACCGAAACGAACCACAATGCTCAATCAATGATTCTTGAACGACAGGATCGTTATCATAGCAGAGCCAGATGTAATCCCTGAACGGATACGTAAATTTGTTCGAAATCGAAAGATAGTCGATTTGCAAAAAGCAAACGCTTACATCGTTTTGCCGAAGCAATTTTGACGTCAGTAGAAACTGATCCGCCGAACCGCCGCCACTGACTCCAATGTTTACCGAGTTCGTCCCCAGAGTGTCATCAATGACATGCGGATCAACCATCATTTCGACTCGCGAAGACCCAACGAACGCAAAGTCGTAACGATTCGCTTCTAAGCTACAAACCCAGTGGTATTTACTTCGGCGATTCGCAGTGACGTTATCAGAGATGTACCACGCGAACGCAGAATTCAGCACAAAGAATGTGGCCAGCAGAATCGACAGTTTGATCAAAAACAATCGCACGGCATCAAAATTGAAAGTAGATGAATTCGGTTGGCTTGCGATACACTGCTGACCACACGACTATCGAAAATGCGACTTGATAGATCGACCACCGGAATCCTAGCGGAAGTCGATCGAAGCTGAATTGCTTCCATCTCGACAACCACTCACACACCGCCAGCGACACGACGAAGATCATTGCCGGTTCGTATCGATATCGCCGGAATGCGACCAAAACCCCGCCTGGATAGGCGATACATTGATCCACCATGCGGCACAGGTAGGCATAGGCATCAGGTAAAGTCTCGCTGCGAAAGATGATCCAGGTGACACAAATCGCAGCGAACGTGATTCCCATTTGCAGCGTTTCTCGCAGCGATGGCAGCAGTCGCCCTTCGGCAACCGGTTCGGTGCCACGACCGCCCATCTGGATAAACAATATCGGCATGATCATCAATGCGTTGACCGCGCCCCAAACGATAAAAGTCCAATTAGCGCCGTGCCACAAGCCGCTGACGACAAAAACGATCAACAGATTCCGCGCGACCATCGCCTTGCTGCCCCGCGAGCCTCCCAAGGGGATGAACACATAATCGCGAAACCAAGTACTCAACGAGATATGCCAACGCCGCCAAAACTCCGCCACATTGCGTGAAAAGTAGGGAAAGGCAAAGTTTTGCATCAGGTCAAACCCGAGCAGACGCCCCAGTCCGCGGGCGATATCGCTGTATCCTGAGAAGTCACCGTAGATCTGGAACGCAAAAAAGAACGCTCCCATCAACAACGTCCATCCCGATTGCGATGGGTAGTCCGCAAAGATATCGTTGACCAGGACCGCGCACGAATCGGCAACCAACACCTTCTTAAAAAATCCCCACAGGATTAACCGGCTGCCGGCGACCGCCGTCGCGTAATCAAACCGCCGACGCACGAAGAATTGTGGCAACAGATGGCTCGCCCGTTCGATCGGCCCAGCGACCAACTGGGGAAAGAATGCCACAAACGCAAAAAATGCCAATGGATCACGCGTCGACTTCATCCTGCCGGCGTAAATATCCAGCGTATAGCTGAGCGTCTGGAAGGTGTAGAAGCTGATCCCAACTGGCAGCACAATATTCAGCGTTGCAGCGTCTAGGGTGATTCCAATCGATTCGAATCCCGCAGCCAGCTCCGCAGCAAAAAAGTTGAAATATTTGAAGCACCCAAGCAGTCCGAGATTAAAGACCAGGCTGCTGATCACGATCCATCGTCGTCGCGCGTTGGACTCGCTAACATCGATTGCTCGACCCGCGACAAAGTCGAAACAGCTGCTGGCGAAGATCAGTCCCAAAAATCGCCAGTCCCACCATCCGTAGAAGACATAGCTGGCGACAAGGACCAACAGATTCTGCCCCCACAACCAACGTTGCGTTGCCCAATACAGGGCAAACACCATCGGAAAGAATGCGAAGAACTCGGGTGAATGAAATAACATTGCTTAGGCAGGCATACCCAAAAGGGCGTTACAAATTATCCCGCAGCTCCGCAACATCCATCGGCTGGACAAGATTCAAGATCTCGCGGCGGTTGGCCTCTAGCACGTTAAATTCGTAAAACGGATTCACCGTCGCCGGCAACCGATAGGCGGGATCTTCATCGTGGTTAACGATCACACCGACGCCCCAGTCGACGTCGACAACAAAACACCGCTTGTCCGTTTCGGTTCGGATCCGTTGGAACGCCTTCCAACAGGTGCCGTTCCAAAAGCCCGCGGCGGGACTTTGTTCACGAAAATTCTCGCGAGCATGGTGCAGCGTCGGCGGATTACAGTCGTGCAAGACGATGAACCCTGTGTCGGCCACGACCTGCAGCGCATTTTGGATATCGCGATACAATTGGTCAGCAAGATGTAAACCATCGAGAAAAATCACGTCGAAACGATTGTGTTCGATGTCCAATCGATCGTTGTGAAGCTGGTCAAAAAAGTCGTCGCTTGTCATCGGAAAGGTCGCGTGGTTGATTGCGGCCTCGTATCCTGGGTCGACACAAACTTTGAAGTCGGCGTTGATGCGATTGAAATTATCTTCCAGATTACGAACACCGATCTCCAGATACCGCTTTTGCTGGGTATTTTGCAGCAACGCATTGATGATATGAAATCGAGCGTGGCTGCGACGTTGCATCGCTTCGCTGGCAATCCGACATTCATCGTATTGCTGCTGAAGCTTCGCGTTGTAGCCCTTGATCGCATATTTTGTAAATGGAATTTTCATGTGAATTTGAGATACTAAGGTCGCGATGCATGAGGCGATTGGCGGGGGACGAACGCATTTGCCATATCTGCAATGGAAAGATTCGAATCACGATAAAGCCGCCAGGCTTTCCGAACCCTCCGTTTTCGTAACGCCAGCGAGATGATTCGCCGGGCGTATTGTTTTTTCTTGAGATCGATTGCCTGATTTCTCTCGATCTCCGACAGCGGACAGTTACATCGAAGTGCGGCAATATCAAGTTCGTAGCCGCGACGCATGTAGACGTCGCTGGCGTCGTCTTTTGTGAACTCTTGGGCGTCGTGCCGTCGCCACCAAACCAATCCGGGGGGCAGCAACACGACGGGATATTCCGCCGCAAGCCGGTACCACAGCTCCGAATCGGACAAGACGCCCCACTGCTTGCGAAATCCGCCAACGGCATCAAACGCGTCGCGGCGGATGATCGCGCCGGTCGGGCCGCAACTCATGCAACCACGTCCTAAGAAATGTTTGCGATATGCTTCGATCGAATCCAAATACCACGGATAGGGTGAAATGTCTTCGGGCATCGAATGCGCCAACGCCAGGGCGG from Rosistilla carotiformis includes the following:
- a CDS encoding glycosyltransferase family 4 protein, translated to MSQSVPPKPLHVVAIEPSGRLYGSEFCLLDIIDGVDRSRFRWTVIMPAGQGFDRLLEQRGIDCEYRMPSRPAEWSRARKAWGYLRILGRIRTLRPDLIYVNQTGSLPAASVYSRVLRIPIVCQVQTLEDARWLSDRKHLQRSVQAFICNSQYIADQTRIEPAKKCVLYQGMPEARLQRAVENARQLREKRSASSFTIGILGRIAISKGHYLLLDAANHLLANGVDCRFVVIGEGLTPADTQAYRDAVQRAGLADRFEFRGYQTDLEFELGRLDVLAIPSIAEPLGRVLFDAAEHAIPVVVADSGGLGEVAKRFSIGVCFHAEDAKSLATALMQTESDYDQIADRFRAAAVDMFRRLSNKSYIDAVERILQSASSQKSAAVTWIGGA
- a CDS encoding glycosyltransferase family protein, producing the protein MVVYIEPHSALPAFLYCVVNRRAKLLIHSHEYHEPQEYMQRGMRMVRMNHWLERRYLFQRAEWISQTNRDRVKLFLADHPAVDASKVHELPNLPPASWSRVRNRSWQERRDGEPLRLVYVGSLSLRDTFLREIVQWVESQPDVELDIYCYNSDSETGRYLSELSCDRIGYFSHGVDYDDLPELLTRYHVGLILYRGMTQNYVFNASNKLFEYLVVGLDVWYPQQMLGVKPHATFAYRPRVIELDFEQLADIDFERYRQRDEQLPWRDQTTCEDALSPLKELILSETSNR
- a CDS encoding MBOAT family O-acyltransferase — its product is MVFALYWATQRWLWGQNLLVLVASYVFYGWWDWRFLGLIFASSCFDFVAGRAIDVSESNARRRWIVISSLVFNLGLLGCFKYFNFFAAELAAGFESIGITLDAATLNIVLPVGISFYTFQTLSYTLDIYAGRMKSTRDPLAFFAFVAFFPQLVAGPIERASHLLPQFFVRRRFDYATAVAGSRLILWGFFKKVLVADSCAVLVNDIFADYPSQSGWTLLMGAFFFAFQIYGDFSGYSDIARGLGRLLGFDLMQNFAFPYFSRNVAEFWRRWHISLSTWFRDYVFIPLGGSRGSKAMVARNLLIVFVVSGLWHGANWTFIVWGAVNALMIMPILFIQMGGRGTEPVAEGRLLPSLRETLQMGITFAAICVTWIIFRSETLPDAYAYLCRMVDQCIAYPGGVLVAFRRYRYEPAMIFVVSLAVCEWLSRWKQFSFDRLPLGFRWSIYQVAFSIVVWSAVYRKPTEFIYFQF
- a CDS encoding class I SAM-dependent methyltransferase, which gives rise to MKIPFTKYAIKGYNAKLQQQYDECRIASEAMQRRSHARFHIINALLQNTQQKRYLEIGVRNLEDNFNRINADFKVCVDPGYEAAINHATFPMTSDDFFDQLHNDRLDIEHNRFDVIFLDGLHLADQLYRDIQNALQVVADTGFIVLHDCNPPTLHHARENFREQSPAAGFWNGTCWKAFQRIRTETDKRCFVVDVDWGVGVIVNHDEDPAYRLPATVNPFYEFNVLEANRREILNLVQPMDVAELRDNL
- a CDS encoding CgeB family protein; translated protein: MSRGLYIGIQTAGTTSRMRCDTLQRILPTMAWGAIDTDTAFANASRVWRSVGFRWKFGPMVAAVNQNVCEQIEGQRFDLIWVDKAIYLFPSTVRRLRDTCETLVHFTPDTAFFGNRSRHFFRTAALYDLLVTTKSFELDQYDALVGSGRVMLVTQAYDTALHRVSDCKPVEKRRDTVFVGLCEPDRQRCVETLLDAGVPIRLGGRGWEKLLRRRGSDARLTFLGSRVFGLDYVRAIAEGSVGLGLLSKRFPELHTTRTLEIPACGTVVATERNIETTQIFSPNEALFFENYDDLACQVVSLLGAREELGKLEHAGWKRVTTGGYSYDCVLASVLDRAGFGQSL
- a CDS encoding glycosyltransferase family 2 protein codes for the protein MTSPTVSIIIPAYNVGRYIDDALQAALGQSLDDIEVVVVDDGSVDDTADRIQRVRDQRLKYVFQENAGQSAAINRGVAESSGDFIKLLDADDWIHPEHVAEQLAALDGHLDAIASCRWGYFTRDFRQPAGQPEHTNRSYRDPLRWLVDSLTIDQGMMGGWMWLIPRSVWEKSGGYDRRLSLNNDFHFSIALALAAESIQYAPSAVYSYRTGVAGALSGSQGRSAMESALLTTQLGTDLLLAREDSAEIRQLCADRFQQWLYLFYPEHLDLAEIATARIQQLGGSELPLRGGRAMQALLPVLGWRRVRRLQHWVYAHGWQRVLRAKARQRVSRFQ
- a CDS encoding FkbM family methyltransferase, with the protein product MSEIADLFDRLLRRNRWLPRAAWLRGRLRAPYHRLLSRGGRGLPLRIGGALHVRLPVDFCARELQCYEPETAAAIRDWVAKHPGGVFVDIGCSYGYFSCGVLFADPTARVLAIDADLPSLAIARHVCRFAPAVANRLQLFRTLIGEQGDTPPTVDALQRQTAAALGDPELKIDVKSTNYVNLDTEIGENQLPRISLDRFIAETLSDTSVPFMVKCDVEGAEQIVLEAAAETLETRKPTLLISVHPPYLPKFGGSVDAIRTLIQGHGYWIDVIGIDHEEHWLCQPKANA
- a CDS encoding glycosyltransferase family 2 protein, which encodes MSVSQPPVVSVLVTVYNREQYLQATLDSILQSSFSDFEIVVVDDGSSDGSLDIARKAAQSDPRIRVQTNPSNLGDYGNRMQAASLARGKYLKYVDSDDLIYPHGLQVMVDALQRYPDAALALAHSMPEDISPYPWYLDSIEAYRKHFLGRGCMSCGPTGAIIRRDAFDAVGGFRKQWGVLSDSELWYRLAAEYPVVLLPPGLVWWRRHDAQEFTKDDASDVYMRRGYELDIAALRCNCPLSEIERNQAIDLKKKQYARRIISLALRKRRVRKAWRLYRDSNLSIADMANAFVPRQSPHASRP